The genome window TCTTCGTGGTTCAACACTTCCTCAATTGCATCGGAAATTTGTTGCGATTCGGATGAAAATCCGGCACTGATCGCTTCTTTCAACACATCCGGCGGGGTTTCCGGTCGAATGGTTTCGGCGATTTCCGTTTCCCAAAAATGCGGAAATTTTCCCATTGCCCGCATTGCCGCCAGCTTTCCCGAAGTGCTGTCACCGTCATACAATTCGCTGATTTTCTCGCGGATTTCGCTGATGTAACCCAATTCCGCAAGTGCAGTTACGGTAATTTCAATAATTCCCGGATCTTCTTCAAAATCGAGAATCCCGAACAGCAAATTTTTGACACGCTGGTATTCATCGCGAAGGCTACCGGACTGATATTCGTCCCATTCTTCGGCGTAATCCAGTTGGTTATTGGACCCGGCATCGTCCTCAAAACCTTGTTCAATGCCTTCGGAAATCACTTCGCCCATCGATTTGATGGACGCTTTTCGGATGGCAGTAACCGGATCGTATTCGGCAATTTCGGTCATCAAATCCAGAATATTCGGTTCGAAAAGGCAACCGGCTGCCGCCAGACAGGCTGCACCGCGAATGCGTTCATCTTCGGAAGTGAGCATTTCGCGAACGAGATCGACATCAGAAGTTGTGTATTCGCCGCTGTCGCGAATGCGGGAAAGTTCGTTAACTACGGCTTGCCAGTCGGTTTCGTTGCTGTTTAGTTCATCGTAATACATATTTTTGTCCTGTTATTTTCTCAAAGATAATAATGTACACTCAATTTTCCGGCTGCGCAACGGTTTCACGATCTCCGCGACCGCCCAGCCAAAACGCTGCAATGCTGCAAAACAACCCGAACAGTATGTAACCCAGTTGGGTTTCCGCAAGCCATTGCGGTTCGATGTCCGCCAAAAATCCGCGCGATTCCAGAAAATAACCGATCAGCGTGCCCAAAAACCCAGCTAAAATTGCCAGGTTTGTCTGCCGCGCTGTTGTTCGCGGACGAAACGCCGCAACCACCGGAATAAAAACAGTTGTGGTCAAAATACCGGAGGAAAGATAGAAAATATCCCAGAGCGATTCGGTGAACAGCGCATACACCAGCGCCACGAATATTGCCGCAACGGACATCCAGCGAGCTAAATTCGCCAGCTTTTGCGCCGGCCATTGTTTGCGGGAGAGGTGCGGTTCCAGCATATCGTACGAAAATGAAAGGGCAACCACGTTACCGCAAGTATCCACGGTGGACATCGCCGCAGCAACCAGACCGATGCCCAACAGCACGTTAAGCCAATCCGGCGTGTAATCGCGCATCAGGGCGTTGAAAATGAGCGCACCATCCTGCAAATTTACCGGAATTTCACCGGCAACCGGCGGATACAGCGCCAGCGCCGAAAGCCCGATGAACATCGGCAAAATACCCACAAATACCAGCGAATTGAATGATGCGACCAAAATGCCTTTCCGGGCTTCTGCATTGCTGCGGGCTGCCTGCAGGCGAATCCAGACATCTGTTTCCACCAACCAGCCGGGCAAATATGCCAGAAAAGTGAGTGCTACAATGCTGAATCCCGGCGATAACCACCACGGTACACCCGCAACCTGTTTTGGCGATGATGTGGTTTTCGCCAGTAATTCTGCGAAACTCAGCGATTCCAGCGCAGCACTGACACCGACAATCGCCATAATTGTGATAAAAAGCGCCACCAGGCTAAACTGGATTTTATCCGTCGAAACCACCGCCGCAAAACCGCCGGTGTAGCTGTAAATGGCAACCACAACAGCAACCAGCAACAATGTTAGCGGAACCGATATCCCCAGAAACGGCGCAATAGTGATACCTGCGGCATAAATCTCCGCCCCGCCCCAAACCGTGAACACAAAAATGAGCGCCGGAGCGAGCATTTGCCGGCTGCGGGTGCCGAATCGTTTCTCCAGCAATTCAGGTTGCGAAAACGCATTTAGCCGACGAAACAGCGGTGCCAGCACATAAAATCCGCCCATCGTAATCAGCCAGGGGATGATGAGCAACCACGCCGCGCCAATGCCGTACCAGTAAAAAAGCTGGACGCCGTAAACACAGGACCAGCTAATGGACATCATGCTGGCAGAGATGGATAATCCACTGGACCAGCCTGAAAGCTGACGGCTGGCTGACCAATATTGCTGGCTATCCTGCTCCCCTTCGCGCCGTTTGGCTTTTTGCCAAACAAAAACACCGATACCGATCACCAAAAAGCTATAAACACAAAATGCAACCCAATATGCAAATGTGAGTGTCATATTTTCCCTGTTAAAGTACGTTTTTTATTTCGACCGATATTACGGAAACTCTGTGTTTCAGGCAAGCTGTAAGCCATTTACCAACATTTTTCAAAAGCGCTATTTCGTTGTTGTGGCACGCCTCACGTAAACAAATGCTTTTCTTTAGGATATTTAGCCGTCGAAAAAAAATACACTTCTATGCGTAAAAAATCGATGCCGTCCCTCAAAATATCTGATTGGGGACAAAGCAAAACCAACAGAAAATCAAGTTTAGGCTTTCAACTGCGCAAGATCATGAAGGAAAGGCAATAGATGGAACTGAAAGCGCATTTGCAGGAATTTGGTGCACTCTCGCAATATCTGGCACCGGAAAAAAGCGATATTTTCCGCCGCATCAATTTTGAATATTTGTTGCAACTGAACAATCGCAGCGTTGAGGAAATGCAAAAAGTCCTTTGGGAAGGTATCTGCACCAATCTCAACAGCCGTCAAAATGGTGTGGAAAATATGGTTCGGAACGGCAAAATGTCGTACGAATCATTGCAAACGGTGGTCGATCTCAGCTTTTTTCTTCCAAAAATGAACGCTGCGACCGCTTTGGAAAGCATGGCGCCGGTTCAGCTAATTTCCGAACAAATCAAAGATGATCAGGATGTTTCGCTGTCGCTGTCCAATGTAGCGGTTTCTGAAGAACTTTATTTGCAGGCACTGTACGATTTGCGCGAAGCGCTTTTCTGTGATAAAGAACAGAGCAAATGGCTGTTGATCGCCGCATTTAAACAGCTACACAAAGCGGTTCGGCTGCATCCGGGCAACTATCACGCCCAGTTTAATTATGCATATATGTGCAGTTTCTTTTTCCGCAAATTGGAGAAAGCGGAAGAACACTTCGAACTATGTATCAAACATTCTTTTGAGCAAGATATTGTTATTACTGTATTTGCACTTCGCCACCTTGCGGAAACGCGTCGCGAAATGGAAAAATTTGAAGCTGCTGTGGAAGCATCAAACGAAGCGTTTATGCTCGATCGCGGCAAAACATTACAAATCCAGTTTGATCTGGCGCGATATCTCACCCTTGCTAATCAACACGAAAAAGCGTTCAAAAATTTAGAAGATTTGCTGGCTGATCACTCGGAATATTATTGGCAGGCGATTGCCGAACCGGATTTTTCCCAAAATCAGGAAATTGTTGTGCTGCTCAACGCGTTGTCACGGGCGTATCTCGATGTTGATAATTCCGGTGAAAGTGAAGATGATTTTCCCATCGACGATGCATCGCTGGCAGATTTACTCGACGAAAACGAGCGGATCAACAAAGAGCGCCGTGATGCGGAACAACAGCTCGCAGATCTGTTCAAAAAAGAATTGGAAAACCGTTCAAAATCCGGCAAAAAACCGCGAATTGCAACGCCTCCACCGCCGACCCAAATTAAGCCAAACAAAAGCGCCGATCCGGAAAACCGCACGAAACCGACGGAAACCGACAGCTCAAATTCACCAAAAACTCCGCGAATTGTGAATGAATTTCGCCCGATTGTGGTTCGCGCCAATCCTGAACAACTCAAAAAAGCCCGGAAAAACAATGGCGCAGGTAAGTTGAAAAATGAGCCGGTAAATGGCAACGGCGAATCCCATTCCGTTGAGAAAGATGCTTCGGATTTGGAAATTCCGCCGTTTTCATCGAGTGCGGAAACGGTGTTCACGGAACCGGAGTCGCCGGTCGAACCAGGCGCTTTATTCGACGATAATTCTATTGAAATCAACAACTTGCTAAACCAGATTCGTGAACAATATCTGGAAAACAAAAATCGTTCATTGGCAGAAAAAGCAGCGCCGTTGCCACCAAAATCACCAGAATCGCAACCGACGCAGGAATCCGCTGCCCAATCCGAACAGGAGCCGGAATCGCAACCGACGCAGGAATCCGCTGCCCAATCCGAACCAGAGCCGGAACCGCAAATCGACCCGGAAACGGATGATCGCACGACACATAAAAAACAAATCACCGAAGATTTATCAGACATCATTTCCGAAATCAACGATTCTGCAGCAACAAATGCCGCAGTTTTGGACGAACCGGAACAGGTTGATCAGCCGGAACACAGCGAAGCGACAAGCGAAACACCGGAAATTGATGAAGCAGAGCAAACCGGCAATATTTCCGCCGAGACAGAAAACACTGAAATCACTGAAGAAGCCGTAGATGCAACCGCGATATTCTCCGATCCGCTCGACGACATTATTTTGGAAGTGGAATCGCTATTGAGCAAACGGAAAGAAAGCGAAGCTGAGGAAAAATCCACAGCTAAAAACGATGAAACCGGCGATGTTTTCAGCGACTCGCCAATTGAAACAACTCCGAAAAATGCCCTGATCGATCAGATCGAATCCCAAAATCCGGAAAGCGATGCCAAACTGCCCGAGCCGGAAACATTGCCCGACAGCAATCAGGACATCGCCAATCTGCTCCGCAAAATCGGCAAAAATATTGAGGAAAAGAAAGCCGATGATTTAACCGACGATCTGTTCCCCGAAACAGAGTTGCCGGAAAGTCCGCTGATCAAATCCATTCGCCGGCAGTCAGGCACAGAAGAAAACCCACCGGAATTCAGCAAAAATTTGACTGACACGCCCGAAAGTGATTTGATCGAAAAATTGAATTCAAATTCTGCAGATGAACCGGATTTTTCGGATTTGGAAAATGAGCCGGAATCCGATTTGTTGAGCAAAATTGCTGCTGCATCTGAAGAATCTACGAGTGAAGCTGACACGCCCGCGACGCCGCAACAGTCTCAAATGAGCGACTTGCTATCGCGAATTGAACAAAATGCCGCAGCTTCAGAAATGGAAACCCCATTTGCAATGCAGGAAGCTCCATCGCAAGCTGCCGAAGAAACACAATCGCCAAACAACGATAATTTAACAGATAGACCAGAAAGCACTTCGACTCTCGACGACGACGCTGCCGAAATTCGCTACGAAATGGAGCTCGCGCTGCAACGCTGCGAAGAATTGGACTCGCTGTTCACCCGGCGCGACAAAGATAAAACCCAAATCAAGATTTACGATATTTCAGAAAACGCCATTAAGTCGTTGAGAAAACTGGGCGATATGGAACGCCGAAAAGTAGTAAAGTCCACCAAAGCACGCATGCGCCAACATGTTGAATCGTTTCAGGAACGGCATAAAATTATTGCGAAATTCAAACGTAACAATTAAGTAAATCCTATTGTTTTAGAATATAATTAGCTGCAAATTTGCTTCCCCCTTTATCACAGAATATTTGTTTTATCGGGTCTGTTTGTTTTGCAATTCTCATTTGTGAAACTTTTTTGCAGGGTCGAAAATGGAAAGCAAATTTGCAGCAATTATTGATGCGCTCGCATCAAACGGATGGATAATTATCCCCGATTTCCTACCGGAAAACTATCTCAAAAATCTTGCAGAGGAAGCATCATCAGCCTGGGAATCGGGCGATTTCCGGCGTGCCGGCGTTGGCCAGGGTGATCAACTGAAGGTGCGAACCGAAATTCGCAGCGATTTTATCCATTGGCTGGAACCGGAAAACCTGACCGCTTTGCAGCGGGAATATTGGCAATTGCTCGACGATTTGCGGTTGGAAATCAATCGCCATTTATATTTGGGTTTGCGGAGTTTTGAGGGGCATTTTGCGGTGTATCCTGCGGGTTCATTTTACAAAAAGCACATCGATCAATTCCAGACCACCCGGCACCGGATGGTTTCCTGTTTGCTGTATTTGAATGAAAACTGGCAACCGGAAGATGGCGGGCAGTTGCGAATATTTTATCCAGGTTCCGAAGAGCGCTTCATCGAAGTGCTGCCGACATTCGGTACCTTTGTTTGCTTCCGCAGCGATACGATTGTTCACGAAGTGCTGCCGGCCAAACGTGAGCGCTTCAGCTTGACCGGTTGGTTGCGAAAAGATATTATTTGAAAAATTATTCCTGCGGCTGTTTCCCAAAATCGCTGTTGCGAAACGTGTTGATAAACGCGTGAATTTGTTGCCAGACTTCTTCCTGGGCAAATAAATCGTTGTGTCCGGCATCGAAAACCCGCATGTATTGCACCGTTCCTTTCAGCGACGCGGCGATTCGCTGGCTGTGATCCACCGGAATCAGTTCATCCTGTTCGCCGTGGATGACCAACACAGGACATTTCACCGATCTGGCGGCTTCGATAGAATTGTATTTTTCATCCACCACCAACCCCACTACCCAGCGCGGATAATGATCTGCGGCAGCTTCCGGCAGACTGCTCCACGGGCTCAGCACAATCAATCCGTCCGGCTGCTCTTCCGCGGCAACCTGCAACGCAACGCCTGCACCCAACGACCATCCCATAATCACTTTCGGATTTCGCGGAAATTCAGTTGCCAGCCATTCGAACGCGGCTTTTCCGGCAGACACCAGTGCCGATTCGCTGCTTTGGCCATCGGAGGTGCCGTATCCGGGGAAATCAATTGCCAACACATGTGCTTTTATCTGTTGAAATGCCGCAAGTTGCTGGCTGCGTTTCAACGTTTCCAGATTTTCGGCGTTGCCGTGAAGATACAGGATCACCGGAGTCGAATCCGATGCGGCAGCGTTTTTGTGCAGCCATCCGGTTACTTTCCCGATGACCGGCACAGGGATGCGCACCTCGTTATATTCTGGGGCAATTTCGCCGACATTGAGCGGCGGAACCGGATAAATGACACCCGGCGCCATCCAACGTAACGAAATTAACACCACAACCATCACAGCGGCGAGCAAGATAACCGGCAAAAATTTAGATAGATTCTGCACAATTTTATTCCCGAAATTGTCAATTTTTGGATTCATGTGTAGCGTAAGCCACATTATTATTTAGGAAACCGAAAGACAGAACTATCGGCAGCCGAACGAGAATCGATGAGTTACGATTTCACGAAGGTGAATCCGGCGTTGCTTACAGCTGTTTCGAAAGCTGTCTGCGGAATGCTTTCGTTCGATTGAACCGTCACATGACCGCTTTCCAGATTGACCGAAACAGATTGCACACCGCTGATTTTTTTGATCGATTCTTCCACAGTGTTGGCGCAACCGCCGCATTTCATTCCTTTTACTGTGATAACTGTTTCCATTGATGCTCCAAATTGATTTTTTGTGTATTAAAGTAGCTGAATAAATTATGCTGAACGCCGGGTCATTCCTGCGGAGGCAGGAATCTCATTTTTTGAACCGCACAATTCTCACACATTAATTTGTTTCAACTTATTTATTTTCAAAAAATTACACATCTTCAGCCAATCGAAACCCTTTGAATTGCCAGCGCTTATCCGTCTGGAAAAAATTGCGGTAGGTAATCCGCGCATGATTTTCGGAAGTGGCGCAGGAGCCGCCGCGCAACACCATTTGGTTGATCATAAATTTGCCGTTGTATTCGCCGAGCGGACCTTCTTCCTGCCGGTAACCGGGATAGGGCAGATAGCTGCTGCGCGTCCATTCCCACACATCGCCGAGCATCTGTTTCAGCCCGCTGCCCATCGCCTCGCTTTCGGATAGCGGGAGCGGATGGAAATTTTGGCGATCATAAAAATTCTGTCCGTCAGGTTGCTGGTGGGTCATTCTGGCGGCAACTTCCCATTCGGCTTCCGTGGGCAGCCGTTTGCCCGACCAGTGCGCAAAAGCGTCCGCTTCAAAATAACTGACGTGGCAAACCGGTGCGCTCAAATTGAGTTTTTGCAATCCGCCGAGCGTAAATTCGTGCCATTCACCGTCGATGTTTTCCCAATAGAGCGGCTTTGTCCAGCCTTCGGTTTTCACCGTTTCCCAGCCTTCGGAAAGCCACCAGCGGAAATCGGTGTAGCCGTCATCTTCGATAAACGCCAGATAATCGCCGTTGGTTACCAATCGATCAGCCAACCTAAAGTCTTGTAAATATTGCTTATGCACCGGTCGCTCGTTATCGTAATAAAAGCCTTCGCCCTGATAACCGATTTCGTGCACGCCACCGGAAAATTCGACAAATTCCGTCGCCGGAATGGCAGTTGTTCGGCTGAGTTTGTCTTTTAATTTGCGATACGCCGGACGCAGCGGCGAGCTTGCCAAAATATATTTGATGTCCGTGAGCAGCAATTCCTGATGCTGCTGTTCGTGGTTCAGCGATAAAATGATCAGTTTGCTGAACTGCGGATATTGCGCTTCGTCCACTTTTTCGATGAGTTCGCACATGCGATCGGTGATATATTTGCGATATGCCAACGTTTCCGTGAGCGTCGGGCGGGACATGTGCCCGCGGGTGTTCCGGTCGATGCGCTGCCCGAACGATTCGTAATACGAGTTGAACACATAGGCATATTGCGGATGAAACCATTGGTAATCCGAAATCATTTTATCCAGAAACATGGCTTCGAAAAACCAGCTGGTGTGACCCATGTGCCATTTTGGCGGGCTGACATCCATCACGGGCTGGATGACGTGATCCTCGACGGTCAGCGGTTCGCAAATGGCTTCGGTTACCTTGCGCACCTCGCGAAAAAAGGTAGTCAATTCGTTGCGATTCATGGGGCATCCTCCTTTTTTGTCATTTTCATTTCAGAATATATCACCCGCAAATCCCGTTGTAAAGCAAAAGACCGATTTGATCAAAATGCGAAGTGCGAAAAGTGAAAAGTGAAGTGCGGGGTTCGTTGGGTGTAGCGGAACAGCAAGCTGACCACTTTTCCCCTTCAACTCATAAATTCCATTCGCCCATTCACAAAAAAAACGCCGGACAGCCCACAAATAACCACCCGGCGTAATACATTATTTTGCAATAAATTATCGCGATTACTTCATCAAAATCATTTTGCGGGACTGGATAAAATCACCCGCCTGCAGGCGGTAAATATAAATGCCGCTGGCGATGCGCTCGCCGAGATCGTTGGTGCCGTCCCATTGCACGGCGTAATTTCCGGTGGACTGTTTTTGGGAAACCAGCGTTTTTACCAATTGTCCCAAGGTGTTGTAAATTTTAAGATTAACATCGCTAATCGATGGCAATTGATAGCTGATAGCCGTCGTCGGATTGAATGGATTCGGGTAATTTTGCGCCAATGCAAATTGCAGCGGCGCCGTTCCCGGCAGCTCGTCGTCGATGCCCAGCAGCAGGTCGCTGTCCGGCGGATCGAGGCGCACATCGGTGTAAATATGGAATTCGCCGGGCTGCATCGAAACATTCTGGTTGGTTGCGGTCACCACTATGCTGTCGCCGCTAAAATAATCGTACCAGGTGCCGGTGTGGGCAAACTTGCCGTTCACGCTCAGTTGAAAAACGCCGAAATTCCCGACGATGCTCACTTTCATTTCCGGGTGCGCCAGCGTAATCACTTTGCCGCCAACCGGACTGGCCAAATCCTGGGTTACTGTAGTTGCCGGATCGCGGAAAACAGCGTTTTCCCGACGCAATTTCAGCAACGCCTGATAGGTTCGATAGAGCCGCTTCCGGTTAATTTCCGTATTGTATTCCCACAAAATGGGTTTTTCGCACACCCGGCAGGGATCGTCAATGGAAATATCGTAGCCCAATTCGCCAAACTGCCAGATCATTTTCGGACCGGGAATGGTCAGGAAAAACGCCGCCGCCATTTTGTTGCGATTGATGGCGGTATTAAAATCTTTCACGCTGTAACCGCCGGAGCTGTTGCCAAACGCCAGATTTTTGAACATCAGGCGCTCCTCATCGTGGCTCTCCATGTAGGTCACCAGATGTGCTTTGCTCCACCCGCGCTGCCCGAAATAGCCCCACGAAAAATTCGATTTGCCGCCATCGTGGTAACCCATCGTGGCTTCGTTATAATTGTAATTCAGGTTGCCCC of Calditrichia bacterium contains these proteins:
- a CDS encoding sodium:solute symporter family protein; the encoded protein is MTLTFAYWVAFCVYSFLVIGIGVFVWQKAKRREGEQDSQQYWSASRQLSGWSSGLSISASMMSISWSCVYGVQLFYWYGIGAAWLLIIPWLITMGGFYVLAPLFRRLNAFSQPELLEKRFGTRSRQMLAPALIFVFTVWGGAEIYAAGITIAPFLGISVPLTLLLVAVVVAIYSYTGGFAAVVSTDKIQFSLVALFITIMAIVGVSAALESLSFAELLAKTTSSPKQVAGVPWWLSPGFSIVALTFLAYLPGWLVETDVWIRLQAARSNAEARKGILVASFNSLVFVGILPMFIGLSALALYPPVAGEIPVNLQDGALIFNALMRDYTPDWLNVLLGIGLVAAAMSTVDTCGNVVALSFSYDMLEPHLSRKQWPAQKLANLARWMSVAAIFVALVYALFTESLWDIFYLSSGILTTTVFIPVVAAFRPRTTARQTNLAILAGFLGTLIGYFLESRGFLADIEPQWLAETQLGYILFGLFCSIAAFWLGGRGDRETVAQPEN
- a CDS encoding HEAT repeat domain-containing protein; this encodes MYYDELNSNETDWQAVVNELSRIRDSGEYTTSDVDLVREMLTSEDERIRGAACLAAAGCLFEPNILDLMTEIAEYDPVTAIRKASIKSMGEVISEGIEQGFEDDAGSNNQLDYAEEWDEYQSGSLRDEYQRVKNLLFGILDFEEDPGIIEITVTALAELGYISEIREKISELYDGDSTSGKLAAMRAMGKFPHFWETEIAETIRPETPPDVLKEAISAGFSSESQQISDAIEEVLNHEDPEIIRFALLSLGNIDLSPNLMQIFRQFRKHPDKGVQEAAQQGLDRLSRLNFGDFMRESLGYED
- a CDS encoding ergothioneine biosynthesis protein EgtB: MNRNELTTFFREVRKVTEAICEPLTVEDHVIQPVMDVSPPKWHMGHTSWFFEAMFLDKMISDYQWFHPQYAYVFNSYYESFGQRIDRNTRGHMSRPTLTETLAYRKYITDRMCELIEKVDEAQYPQFSKLIILSLNHEQQHQELLLTDIKYILASSPLRPAYRKLKDKLSRTTAIPATEFVEFSGGVHEIGYQGEGFYYDNERPVHKQYLQDFRLADRLVTNGDYLAFIEDDGYTDFRWWLSEGWETVKTEGWTKPLYWENIDGEWHEFTLGGLQKLNLSAPVCHVSYFEADAFAHWSGKRLPTEAEWEVAARMTHQQPDGQNFYDRQNFHPLPLSESEAMGSGLKQMLGDVWEWTRSSYLPYPGYRQEEGPLGEYNGKFMINQMVLRGGSCATSENHARITYRNFFQTDKRWQFKGFRLAEDV
- a CDS encoding 2OG-Fe(II) oxygenase; its protein translation is MESKFAAIIDALASNGWIIIPDFLPENYLKNLAEEASSAWESGDFRRAGVGQGDQLKVRTEIRSDFIHWLEPENLTALQREYWQLLDDLRLEINRHLYLGLRSFEGHFAVYPAGSFYKKHIDQFQTTRHRMVSCLLYLNENWQPEDGGQLRIFYPGSEERFIEVLPTFGTFVCFRSDTIVHEVLPAKRERFSLTGWLRKDII
- a CDS encoding alpha/beta hydrolase, whose amino-acid sequence is MNPKIDNFGNKIVQNLSKFLPVILLAAVMVVVLISLRWMAPGVIYPVPPLNVGEIAPEYNEVRIPVPVIGKVTGWLHKNAAASDSTPVILYLHGNAENLETLKRSQQLAAFQQIKAHVLAIDFPGYGTSDGQSSESALVSAGKAAFEWLATEFPRNPKVIMGWSLGAGVALQVAAEEQPDGLIVLSPWSSLPEAAADHYPRWVVGLVVDEKYNSIEAARSVKCPVLVIHGEQDELIPVDHSQRIAASLKGTVQYMRVFDAGHNDLFAQEEVWQQIHAFINTFRNSDFGKQPQE
- a CDS encoding heavy-metal-associated domain-containing protein; translation: METVITVKGMKCGGCANTVEESIKKISGVQSVSVNLESGHVTVQSNESIPQTAFETAVSNAGFTFVKS